A single genomic interval of Candidatus Bathyarchaeota archaeon harbors:
- a CDS encoding nucleotidyltransferase domain-containing protein gives MPRASSGSARIFYPDFSQEEVIKRIREVTFSLKDELGLVRVALFGSYATGRQTVASDIDILIVHEEQICDKDKVYKKLMKSLMLPRVELHIVSKTEYDQIKSSKWMEAIEKEGKDILKNK, from the coding sequence ATGCCGAGAGCATCCTCAGGTTCTGCAAGGATATTCTATCCAGATTTTAGCCAGGAGGAGGTAATCAAAAGGATAAGGGAGGTGACCTTTTCATTAAAGGATGAGTTAGGGCTTGTAAGGGTCGCCCTATTCGGCTCCTACGCCACCGGTAGGCAAACGGTGGCAAGCGACATAGATATACTTATAGTTCACGAAGAGCAAATTTGCGACAAGGATAAGGTTTACAAAAAACTGATGAAAAGTTTGATGCTCCCAAGGGTAGAGCTTCACATAGTTTCAAAAACAGAATATGATCAGATAAAGAGCTCTAAGTGGATGGAGGCCATAGAAAAAGAAGGAAAAGATATACTTAAAAATAAATAG
- a CDS encoding HEPN domain-containing protein: MERSKDWIDQAEGDLEHAKNDIRTGFYDWACFSSQQSAEKAVKAVFQKMGAEAWGHSVYDLLQALRERVEVEEELLDHALELDKAYIPTRYPNAHPSSSPRRRYTKREAERLVAYAESILRFCKDILSRF; the protein is encoded by the coding sequence GTGGAAAGGAGCAAGGACTGGATCGATCAGGCCGAAGGTGATCTAGAACACGCCAAGAACGATATAAGAACAGGCTTTTATGATTGGGCCTGCTTCTCATCTCAGCAGTCAGCGGAGAAGGCAGTGAAGGCTGTATTCCAGAAGATGGGCGCTGAAGCCTGGGGGCACTCAGTATATGATCTCCTTCAGGCTCTGAGGGAAAGGGTGGAGGTTGAAGAGGAGCTGCTGGACCACGCATTAGAGCTCGATAAGGCCTACATCCCGACCAGATACCCGAATGCTCACCCCTCCTCATCTCCTAGGAGGAGGTACACTAAGAGGGAAGCAGAGAGGTTGGTGGCTTATGCCGAGAGCATCCTCAGGTTCTGCAAGGATATTCTATCCAGATTTTAG
- a CDS encoding MFS transporter translates to MRKAFTVFIMLGLVSLFADITYEGARSISGAYIKVLEGTGLVAGAIVIGEFLGYIMRFVSGLAADRLRSSRVLWLFTISGYLINLVAVPSLAFAGRWEIALALLFMERIGKGLRTPSRDVILSEVVEGLGRGKGFGLHEVMDQLGAFAGPIIVTLAITGSGGNYSPAFLVLSIPAIASMASLTIAATMYPRVQSISVERPVIGWGLGREFKLFSIALSLMTAGYLPWSIVSYHLKDAQIVGDPEIAMLYALAMAVDAIIAFPAGFLYDKIGIKSLIITPVAAALIPPALLNGSKMYVYSAAILWGVVMGIYETSIRAAIPGLVHESKRAFAYGVYGLIYGTSWMLGGLIIGALHELNPLYLTIYSALLEIPSITLIAYLSTTMKIMK, encoded by the coding sequence TATATAAAGGTTTTGGAGGGGACCGGCCTCGTAGCTGGGGCCATCGTAATAGGCGAGTTCCTAGGCTATATCATGAGGTTCGTAAGCGGATTGGCCGCAGACCGCCTCAGATCCTCCAGGGTCCTATGGCTCTTCACAATAAGCGGATATCTAATCAATCTAGTCGCAGTCCCCTCTCTAGCCTTCGCCGGAAGATGGGAGATCGCCCTGGCCCTTCTCTTCATGGAGAGGATAGGGAAGGGCTTGAGGACCCCCTCTAGGGATGTCATCCTCTCAGAGGTCGTGGAGGGGTTGGGGAGGGGGAAGGGATTCGGCCTCCATGAGGTCATGGACCAGCTAGGAGCCTTCGCGGGCCCCATAATAGTAACCCTAGCCATAACAGGCTCGGGAGGAAACTACTCCCCAGCCTTCCTAGTCCTATCCATACCCGCCATAGCCTCCATGGCATCCCTAACTATAGCCGCCACGATGTACCCCCGGGTTCAATCCATAAGCGTCGAGAGGCCGGTAATAGGGTGGGGGTTAGGGAGAGAGTTCAAGCTATTCTCCATAGCCCTATCATTGATGACGGCAGGCTACCTGCCATGGTCCATAGTTTCATACCACCTAAAGGATGCTCAGATAGTCGGAGACCCCGAGATAGCGATGCTATATGCTCTTGCCATGGCAGTTGATGCTATCATAGCATTTCCAGCAGGTTTCCTCTATGATAAGATAGGCATCAAATCCCTGATCATAACTCCAGTAGCAGCAGCCCTGATCCCACCGGCGCTCCTCAACGGCTCCAAGATGTATGTTTATTCTGCTGCAATCCTCTGGGGAGTGGTTATGGGGATATATGAGACGAGCATAAGGGCTGCGATACCAGGCCTAGTCCACGAATCTAAGAGGGCCTTTGCCTACGGGGTTTACGGCCTTATATATGGAACCTCTTGGATGCTGGGGGGCCTAATCATAGGAGCCCTACATGAACTGAACCCCCTATACCTGACAATATACTCAGCCCTCCTCGAAATACCCTCAATAACTCTAATAGCATATCTATCAACCACGATGAAAATCATGAAATAA